A part of Capsicum annuum cultivar UCD-10X-F1 chromosome 6, UCD10Xv1.1, whole genome shotgun sequence genomic DNA contains:
- the LOC107874875 gene encoding NAC domain-containing protein 71: MAGISLPPGFRFHPTDEELVGYYLKRKTDELEIELEVIPVIDLYKFDPWDLPEKSFLPKRDMEWYFFCSRDKKYPNGSRTNRATKSGYWKATGKDRKVVCKPAVVGYRKTLVFYRGRAPLGDRTDWVMHEYRLCDDASQGTPSFQGPFALCRVTKRKNISSKMSDVHGATTFKQVECSSSNEAFTSAVASNEPLVLSDDIPTQTTYMSSDSNYSTPVNSPYQTTQIGNYDSAMRTNAANIWMSQNMILDPSKECPQGRSISGNYSHVFSNSTSCLPSDQYDFTSSSSFPNFGGEVVLSGDLNGYGCVSPFSVHESYMKFYGNEDISDNGYNQNDSLGNANPF; the protein is encoded by the exons ATGGCAGGAATATCACTACCTCCAGGATTTCGTTTCCATCCAACTGATGAGGAATTGGTTGGATATTACCTGAAAAGGAAAACTGATGAACTTGAAATTGAGTTGGAAGTCATTCCAGTAATTGACTTGTACAAGTTTGATCCATGGGACCTTCCAG AAAAATCTTTCCTGCCAAAACGTGACATGGAGTGGTACTTCTTCTGCTCTCGGGACAAGAAGTACCCGAATGGCTCACGAACCAATCGAGCCACTAAATCTGGATACTGGAAAGCCACAGGGAAAGACAGGAAAGTTGTATGTAAGCCTGCAGTTGTAGGATACAGGAAGACACTAGTTTTTTACCGTGGAAGAGCTCCACTAGGGGATAGAACTGATTGGGTAATGCATGAATATCGTCTCTGTGATGATGCTTCACAAGGCACTCCTAGTTTCCAG GGGCCTTTTGCTCTTTGTCGTGTCACCAAGAGAAAAAACATTTCATCGAAGATGAGTGATGTTCATGGAGCAACAACTTTTAAGCAGGTTGAATGCAGTTCTAGCAACGAAGCTTTTACCTCAGCAGTAGCCTCAAATGAACCCCTTGTCCTTTCTGATGACATACCAACTCAAACTACATACATGTCCAGTGACAGCAACTATTCGACTCCTGTTAATTCACCTTATCAGACAACACAAATTGGCAACTATGATTCTGCAATGCGGACTAATGCTGCAAACATCTGGATGTCCCAAAATATGATTCTTGATCCTTCAAAG GAATGTCCTCAAGGAAGAAGTATATCTGGAAACTATTCGCATGTGTTCTCAAACTCGACCTCATGTCTGCCAAGTGATCAATATGACTTCACATCAAGTTCATCTTTCCCGAATTTTGGAGGGGAAGTTGTACTTTCTGGTGATCTCAATGGCTATGGCTGTGTATCTCCATTCtcggtccatgaaagctacatgAAGTTCTATGGCAACGAGGATATTTCAGATAATGGTTATAACCAGAACGACTCATTGGGCAACGCAAATCCCTTCTGA